The following coding sequences lie in one Rutidosis leptorrhynchoides isolate AG116_Rl617_1_P2 chromosome 4, CSIRO_AGI_Rlap_v1, whole genome shotgun sequence genomic window:
- the LOC139904087 gene encoding peroxidase 16-like: MKKQMLCLLFLCFFVVKSYGQLRQNFYQSTCPNVESIVKAAVTKKFQQTFVTIPGTLRLFFHDCFVRGCDASVILANANAEKDHPDDLSLAGDGFDTVIKAKAALDSNPSCQNKVSCADILALATRDVIGLAGGPSYSVELGRRDGRISTKASVQHSLPQPTFNLNQLNTMFAKFNLTQTDMIALSGAHTLGFSHCSRFAPRLYGKNGIDPTLNKQYAQQLKQMCPQNVDPQIAINMDPTTPQTFDNAYYQNLQQGKGLFSSDQVLFTDSRSKATVNLFATSQTAFNQAFVTAITKLGRVGVLTGNKGEIRRDCTRTN; encoded by the exons ATGAAGAAGCAAATGCTATGTTTGTTGTTCCTTTGTTTCTTTGTTGTTAAATCATATGGTCAACTTAGACAAAATTTCTACCAATCTACTTGCCCAAATGTCGAATCAATCGTAAAAGCAGCCGTCACCAAGAAATTCCAGCAAACATTCGTCACTATTCCAGGCACTCTTCGCCTCTTCTTTCACGACTGTTTTGTTCGG GGTTGTGATGCTTCAGTTATCCTAGCAAATGCAAACGCCGAAAAAGACCATCCTGATGACCTGTCCCTTGCTGGAGACGGGTTCGATACAGTGATCAAAGCAAAGGCTGCACTTGACTCCAATCCTAGTTGCCAGAACAAAGTTTCTTGTGCTGATATTTTGGCTCTTGCCACTAGAGACGTCATTGGCTTG GCAGGTGGACCATCGTACAGCGTCGAATTGGGAAGACGAGATGGAAGAATTTCGACAAAAGCTAGTGTTCAACATAGTCTTCCACAACCGACTTTTAACTTGAACCAACTTAATACCATGTTTGCTAAGTTTAATCTAACTCAAACTGATATGATCGCACTTTCTG GTGCACATACACTTGGATTCTCTCATTGTAGCAGATTCGCACCGCGTCTCTATGGGAAGAACGGAATTGACCCAACACTAAACAAACAATACGCGCAACAACTGAAGCAAATGTGTCCTCAAAATGTGGACCCCCAAATTGCGATCAACATGGACCCTACAACCCCACAAACGTTCGACAATGCGTATTACCAAAACCTCCAACAAGGGAAGGGTTTGTTTAGCTCTGACCAAGTCTTATTTACAGATAGTCGTTCAAAGGCGACAGTTAACCTATTTGCGACTAGCCAAACCGCATTCAACCAAGCTTTTGTGACCGCTATTACTAAGCTTGGCCGAGTTGGGGTTTTGACAGGGAACAAGGGGGAGATCAGACGCGATTGCACAAGGACTAATTAA